Proteins from one Arsenophonus apicola genomic window:
- the rpoB gene encoding DNA-directed RNA polymerase subunit beta, whose protein sequence is MVYSYTEKKRIRKDFGKRPQVLDVPYLLSIQLDSFAKFIEQDLEGQNGLEAAFRSVFPIQSYSGNAELQYVSYRLGEPVFDVKECQIRGVTYSAPLRVKLRLVIYEREAPEGTVKDIKEQEVYMGEIPLMTDNGTFIINGTERVIVSQLHRSPGVFFDSDKGKTHSSGKVLYNARIIPYRGSWLDFEFDPKDNLFVRIDRRRKLPATIILRSMDYGTEEILNLFFEKTIFQIRDNKLLMTLIPERLRGETASFDIEANGKVYIEKGRRITARHIRQLEKDKITSIEVPVEYIAGKVVAKDYIDESTGELICTANTELSLDILARLSQGGYKTIETLFTNDLDHGAYISETLRTDPTNDRLSALVEIYRMMRPGEPPTREAAENLFENLFFSEERYDLSAVGRMKFNRSLDRDAIEGSSILSKQDIIDVMKKLIDIRNGKGEVDDIDHLGNRRIRSVGEMAENQFRVGLVRVERAVKERLSLGDLDALMPQDMINAKPISAAVKEFFGSSQLSQFMDQNNPLSEITHKRRISALGPGGLTRERAGFEVRDVHPTHYGRVCPIETPEGPNIGLINSLSVYAQTNEYGFLETPYRLVRDGIVTDEIHYLSAIEEGNYIIAQANTVLDDDGRFVEELITCRNKGESSLFSQDQVEYMDVSTQQVVSVGASLIPFLEHDDANRALMGANMQRQAVPTLRSDKPLVGTGMERAVAVDSGVTAVAKRGGTVQYVDASRIVIKVNEDEMYPGEAGIDIYNLTKYTRSNQNTCINQMPCVALGEPIERGDVLADGPSTDLGELALGQNMRVAFMPWNGYNFEDSILVSERVVQEDRFTTIHIQELACVSRDTKLGPEEITADIPNVGEAALSKLDESGIVYIGAEVTGGDILVGKVTPKGETQLTPEEKLLRAIFGEKASDVKDSSLRVPNGVSGTVIDVQVFTRDGVEKDKRALEIEEMQLRDAKKDLTEELRIFEAGLFARIRAVLTNGGIEGDKLDKLPRERWLELSLKDEEKQNQLEQLAEQYDELKAEFEKKLEAKRRKITQGDDLAPGVLKIVKVYLAVKRQIQPGDKMAGRHGNKGVISKINPVEDMPYDESGNPVDIVLNPLGVPSRMNIGQILETHLGMAAKGIGDKINTMLKQQREVAKLREFIQKAYDLGDDPRQTVDLSTFSDEEVLRLAHNLKKGMPIATPVFDGAKEKEIKELLTLAELPTSGQITLYDGRTGEKFERQVTVGYMYMLKLNHLVDDKMHARSTGSYSLVTQQPLGGKAQFGGQRFGEMEVWALEAYGAAYTLQEMLTVKSDDVNGRTKMYKNIVDGNNQMEPGMPESFNVLLKEIRSLGINIELEDE, encoded by the coding sequence TTTATTATCAATGGTACAGAGCGTGTTATTGTTTCTCAATTACATCGCAGTCCTGGCGTATTTTTTGATAGTGATAAAGGTAAAACCCATTCTTCAGGTAAGGTATTATATAATGCACGTATCATTCCTTACCGTGGTTCATGGTTAGATTTTGAATTTGACCCTAAAGATAATCTTTTCGTTCGTATTGATCGCCGTCGTAAATTACCGGCAACCATTATTCTACGTTCGATGGATTATGGTACCGAAGAAATCCTCAATCTCTTTTTTGAGAAGACGATTTTTCAAATCCGTGATAATAAGCTGTTAATGACGTTAATACCCGAACGTTTGCGTGGCGAAACAGCTTCTTTTGATATTGAAGCCAATGGTAAAGTCTATATCGAAAAAGGTCGCCGCATTACTGCACGTCACATTCGTCAGCTAGAAAAAGACAAAATCACTAGTATCGAAGTGCCTGTTGAATATATTGCAGGTAAAGTGGTAGCTAAAGATTATATTGATGAAAGTACCGGCGAATTGATCTGTACGGCGAATACAGAGCTTTCTCTGGATATATTGGCACGTCTAAGTCAAGGTGGTTATAAAACCATTGAGACCTTATTTACTAATGACTTAGATCACGGGGCATATATTTCAGAAACATTGCGTACTGATCCAACCAATGATCGTTTAAGTGCGTTAGTTGAAATTTACCGTATGATGCGCCCAGGTGAACCACCAACTCGCGAAGCGGCAGAAAATCTGTTTGAGAACTTATTCTTTTCTGAAGAGCGTTACGATCTTTCCGCGGTAGGACGGATGAAATTTAATCGTTCACTTGATCGTGATGCGATTGAAGGCTCAAGCATCTTAAGCAAACAAGATATCATTGATGTGATGAAAAAACTCATTGATATTCGTAATGGTAAGGGTGAAGTTGATGATATTGACCATTTAGGTAACCGCCGTATTCGTTCGGTTGGTGAAATGGCTGAAAATCAATTCCGAGTTGGTTTAGTGCGAGTAGAGCGTGCGGTTAAAGAGCGTTTGTCATTAGGTGATTTAGATGCATTAATGCCACAAGACATGATTAACGCGAAGCCAATTTCTGCTGCGGTTAAAGAGTTTTTTGGCTCAAGTCAATTATCGCAGTTTATGGATCAGAATAATCCACTGTCGGAAATCACCCATAAACGTCGTATTTCAGCATTAGGTCCAGGTGGACTAACACGTGAACGCGCAGGCTTTGAAGTTCGTGACGTACACCCAACCCACTACGGACGTGTATGTCCCATTGAGACTCCTGAAGGGCCGAATATCGGCTTGATTAACTCATTGTCTGTCTATGCACAAACCAATGAGTATGGCTTTTTGGAAACACCTTATCGTTTAGTGCGGGATGGTATCGTAACTGATGAAATTCATTATTTGTCAGCGATTGAAGAAGGCAACTACATCATTGCTCAGGCGAATACTGTTTTAGATGATGATGGTCGGTTTGTTGAAGAATTAATCACTTGCCGCAATAAAGGTGAATCCAGCCTATTTAGCCAAGATCAAGTAGAATATATGGACGTTTCAACCCAACAGGTTGTGTCTGTTGGTGCTTCATTAATTCCATTTCTTGAGCATGATGATGCTAACCGTGCATTGATGGGTGCGAACATGCAGCGTCAAGCAGTACCTACGTTACGCTCAGATAAACCCCTCGTTGGAACGGGTATGGAACGAGCCGTTGCTGTTGACTCTGGGGTAACAGCAGTTGCTAAACGTGGTGGTACTGTCCAGTATGTAGATGCTTCACGTATAGTTATCAAAGTTAATGAAGATGAGATGTATCCTGGTGAAGCCGGCATTGATATTTATAATCTGACAAAATATACGCGTTCAAATCAGAATACTTGTATTAATCAGATGCCATGTGTTGCGCTGGGCGAGCCGATAGAGCGCGGTGATGTTTTGGCTGATGGACCATCGACCGATTTAGGTGAATTGGCACTTGGTCAAAATATGCGCGTTGCGTTCATGCCCTGGAATGGTTACAACTTTGAAGATTCTATTTTGGTCTCTGAACGAGTGGTACAAGAAGATCGTTTTACTACCATTCATATTCAGGAATTAGCTTGTGTATCGCGTGATACTAAGTTAGGGCCAGAAGAGATTACTGCAGATATTCCTAACGTAGGTGAAGCTGCACTATCTAAATTGGATGAATCAGGTATTGTGTATATCGGCGCCGAAGTAACGGGCGGCGACATTCTGGTTGGTAAGGTAACACCGAAAGGTGAAACGCAATTAACGCCAGAAGAAAAATTATTGCGCGCTATTTTTGGTGAAAAAGCTTCTGATGTCAAAGATTCTTCACTGCGGGTACCTAATGGGGTATCAGGAACGGTTATTGATGTACAAGTCTTTACCCGCGATGGGGTAGAGAAAGATAAACGTGCATTAGAAATTGAAGAAATGCAGCTTCGTGATGCGAAGAAAGACTTAACTGAAGAGTTGCGTATCTTTGAAGCCGGTTTATTTGCCCGTATCAGAGCAGTACTAACTAATGGCGGTATTGAAGGTGACAAGCTGGATAAATTACCGCGTGAGCGTTGGTTAGAATTATCGTTGAAGGATGAAGAAAAACAAAATCAGTTAGAGCAATTGGCTGAGCAGTATGATGAGCTTAAAGCTGAATTTGAGAAGAAGCTAGAGGCTAAACGTCGTAAGATCACACAAGGTGATGATTTAGCGCCAGGCGTATTAAAAATCGTCAAGGTTTATTTGGCAGTAAAACGTCAAATTCAACCAGGCGATAAAATGGCTGGTCGTCATGGTAACAAAGGGGTTATTTCCAAAATTAACCCAGTTGAAGACATGCCTTACGATGAAAGTGGTAACCCTGTTGATATCGTTTTGAACCCACTGGGCGTACCATCACGTATGAATATTGGTCAGATTCTGGAAACCCATTTGGGTATGGCTGCGAAAGGTATTGGCGATAAGATCAATACCATGCTGAAACAACAGCGTGAAGTAGCCAAATTGAGAGAATTTATTCAGAAAGCTTATGACTTAGGAGATGATCCTCGTCAAACAGTTGATCTCAGTACCTTTTCTGATGAAGAAGTTCTGCGGTTAGCACATAATTTGAAGAAAGGTATGCCAATTGCAACACCGGTCTTTGATGGTGCAAAAGAAAAGGAAATCAAAGAACTATTGACTTTAGCTGAGTTGCCGACTTCTGGTCAGATTACATTGTATGATGGCCGTACAGGAGAGAAATTTGAACGTCAGGTGACAGTTGGTTATATGTATATGCTGAAACTGAATCATCTTGTAGATGATAAAATGCATGCACGTTCAACAGGCTCCTATAGTCTGGTTACTCAACAACCGTTGGGTGGTAAAGCACAGTTTGGTGGTCAGCGTTTTGGTGAGATGGAAGTTTGGGCTCTGGAAGCATATGGCGCCGCTTACACCTTGCAAGAAATGCTTACCGTTAAATCCGATGATGTGAACGGACGTACTAAGATGTATAAAAACATCGTAGACGGCAACAATCAGATGGAACCAGGGATGCCGGAATCTTTCAATGTATTGTTGAAAGAGATCCGCTCGTTGGGTATTAACATCGAACTGGAAGACGAGTAA